Part of the Cyanobacteria bacterium QS_8_64_29 genome is shown below.
TGGAGATGGGCGTCCACCAGGCAACCGGACTGGGATTGTCGCCCACCACCAAAAGCGCCAGGTGCAGCGGATAGAACCCGCTGTAGTAGCTCGGATCGGCCATGGTTGCTAGCCGCAAGTGCCCCGCCGGTCAGGGTAGCGGCTAGCCGTGCAGCGGCACCGTCCCCAGCGGCAGCAACGCCAGCAGCATCCACGGCCAAGCACCGCCGGTATCGCGCTGTTGCGCCTCAAGCGGCTGTGGGCTCAGCAGCGCCTCCACGCGTGCCTGCAAGTGGTGCGGCTCGCCGCTGCCGTGGAGGGCAGGCTGCCCATCGAGCGGCGTGCGGGCGGCGTGGCGCGCCATGGCAACCAGGGACTCGGCCAGCAGCAGCGGGTCGCACTCGCGGGCCGCGCGCGCGTCGGCGCGCAGCTCGCGCAGCAGCAGCAGCTCCTGCCACAGGGCGCGCGTGCCCGGCAGCCAAGCCGTCCAGGCTCGCAACCAGCCCAGCCAAAAGAACCAAAATGGGTCGCGGCACTCATAGTGGGCCCGCTCGTGGGCCAACACGGCCTGTAGGTGCGCGCCATCGAGCGCTTCCAGCAGCCCGCGCGTCACCACCAACTCGGGCTGCCAAAACCCGATCCGAGCGCTGTAGGGCAAGCGCTCGGGTACCAGGCGCGCCGGGCTGCCTTCCAGCTCAACCACCGGATGCGCGCGCGCTTGCTGCCAGGTGCGCCATCCCCGATAGGTCTGAACCCCCCAACTGAGCGCGGCAACGCCGAGCGTTCCCCAGGCCAGGCCGTAGCTGAGCCAGCCCACCTGCACCCCCAACATCCGGCCTTGCGGCCCCATTCCGGCGATCGCGCCCGCCGTTGCCAAAAGCAGCAGCGGCGGCAGCCCCAAGGCCACCAGCGATCGCTGCCAGCGCTGGCGCAGGGACCCCGCCTGGCTCGGCCGCTGCCAGCGCAACAGCAGGGCCCCGCCCAGCGCCACAACCAGCATGAGCAGATGCATCAGGGGTGCTCCTCATCCTGCTGGCGGCGAACGGCCTCCACGCGCGCCGCGATCGCCTCAATTTGCGCCAAGCTGGCTGCGTCCAGACTATCGGCAAACGAGGCGACCACATCCGGGTTGCTGACCGCCAGAAAGCGGTTGAGCCGCTCGTAGGCCTGCAGCGCGCGGGCTTGCTCGCGCGAGACTAGCGGTTGCCAGTAGCAAACCCCGTCCGCTTTGTCCGAGCGCACCCAGCGCTTGCGGGCCAGGCGGCGCAGCACCGTGGCCACGGAAGCGTACTCCAGCTCGCGATCCGGATCGGCCAGGATGCGGGCGTGAATGGCTTTGATGGTCGCGACCTCCAGATCCCAGAGAATCTCCAGGATCTCGGCCTCAAGCGGTCCCAGGGTCAGCTTTTGCGGGCGGTGCTCGGGAAGGGGCGTCATTGGCGGAAACCTGGCGGACGGCGCAGCCAACGGCCTAACAACCGAGCGCCCAGCGCGCCCAGTAGCGGCAGGGCCATCCCCAGCGCCTGGCCGGGCGCCACCGCGGAGGCAGGGGCAACCGCCGCGGCAGCCCCCGCAGGCGGTACCAGGGCCTGCCCGCCGCTTGCTCCCTCATCACGCGGGATCGTTCGCATGCCCATCCCCATAGGCGAGACTGTAACCATTCCCATGGAGACGGCCCCGGCGGTGAGGATGCCCATCGACACCCCACCCACCGAGATGACCCCCATGGGGATGACGGCAATGGCCACAATGCCGTGCGCCGAGACCCCAATGGCAATAACGCCGTGTGCCCCCACGCCAATGGCAATGATGCCGTGCGCGCCCACCCCAACCGAAACGAGCTGCCGTTTGGATGCGCGGGCTTGCATGGCGACTCCAGCTGGCGGCCGATGAAGCGAAACGCTCGCAATCCTAGTCGGCGCTGCCAGCGGCAGTCAAAAGACAGACTGTCCCAGGGCAGCAGGCGGTTAGGATGTGAGTGGCGATTGCGGCCGCATCGTTGCAAGCGCCCCAGACCATGGAAAAAACGCTGTTTGCCCAGCGAGAGGCAATCGAGGCCCAAGCCCTGTTTTTGGGCGAGGCCATCGATCTGCAAACCATCCAGAACAGCAGCGAGTGCTTGGCCTCCCTGCCGCTGGCAATCGGCGTTGAGGATAGCGGGTGCGCCATCTTGTTCCCCTACGGCGCGGCCGTTTTGTTCGGCCTGAGCGAGGCGGAGCAAACCAGCTTTTTACAAAAGCTCTCGCCGCTGGTGACCGAGCGCTTTGAGGCCCCCGAGACCGAAGAAGTCGAAATCCGGCTCAGCCCCCAGCAAAGCGAGCGTGCCAAAGACGGCATCGTTTGGCTGCAGGCCTTTAGCGTGTCGCGCCTGCAGCTGCTGGCCGATATTTTGGCCAAAACCGTGGTGCTGGCGCACTACGAAACCAGCGTGGCCGATGTCTTCGATCGCATCGAGCCGTTCGCGCTCAGCCTGCAGCAAAAGCAGCGCCACGGCGAAAAAGGCAAAGAGCTGCTGCGGCAAGTGGGCAGCTCGTTTTGGGTGCAGTACAAAACGGTAGGCCGGGTCGAGATCGTCGATAAGCCCGAGCTGCTGTGGGAAGCACCGGAGCTGGAGTATTTCTACTCGCGCCTGGAAGACGAGTACGAGATCCGCGAGCGGCACCTAGCGCTCGAGCGCAAGCTGGAGCTGATCTCCAAAACGGCGGTGACGGTGCTGGAGTTCATGCAGCACAGCAGCAGCCAGCGCGTGGAGTGGTACATCGTCATTTTGATTTTTATCGAAATCGTGCTGTCGCTGTACGGCATGTTCGTCCAAGGCGGCGGGCACTAGCCTCTAAGATGGGGACAAGCTGGGTAGTCGCCTACCCAGATGCGCCACCCGCAGGAGTTAAGGTGGCCCGAGCCATGTTTCAGCGTTGCCTGATCTGCACCGATTTCTCCGATGGCCTGCACCGGCTGGTCAACTTCGTGCCGGAGCTGGCCGCCGGCGGCTTGGAGCAGATCGTGTTTTTATCCAGCGTGCCGCTTTGGGAAGAAGGGGGCGTGCCGCGCGTCGATGAAGCCCGCGTCGCGCGGACCAAAGAACGCCTAGATGAGGCTACCCAAAATCTGCCGGCCGGCGTTGACGTCCAAGTGGAGGTCCCCTCGGGGCGGCCGGTCGAGACCATCCTGCGGGCGCTGGAGCAATACGACATTGACGTCGTGCTGACCGGCACGCCCATTCGCAGCTTGCTGCAAGAGAAGCTCATCGGCAGCACCAGCATGGGCTTGGTGCGCTCCACAAAAACGCCCATCACGCTGCTGCGGCCCCAGCTCATCTCCACCTACATGCGCGAGGAGCTGGCCCTGCGCTGCCGCAACCTATGGCACTCGCTGCTGATCCCCTACAACCACAGCCAGGCTGCCCGCCACAGCATCGAACAAATTGCAAACTACGTGCGCAACGCTGCCCAGAACTCGCATTGGTTGCAGCGCTGCGTACTGTGTTGGGTGGTTGAGGATGGCGGCCGGCGCGAGGCGCTGGCCGACTCGCGCGTGCAGGACGCCCAAAAGACGCTGCAATCGGTCAAAGCAGAGCTGGAGGCGCTGGATCTGCAAGTGGAGACGCAAGTGCGGCGCGGTAGCCCGTTCGTCCAGATCGTCGAAGCCGCCTCGGCGTTCGATATCAGCGCGATCGCCATTAGCACCGACGCTCAGATCACCTTGCGCGATCTGACCGTGCCCAGCGTGGCCAACGAGCTGTTGCGCCGCAGCTGGTACCCGGTACTGACCTTCCCCAGGCACGCTTAAGCGCCGGCCGAGGCAGGCGGGTGGCACTCGCCCAGCAGAACGGGGTACTGCGCGCCCGTCACCGGCGGCAGGTTTCCCGGATAGGCCCAGCGATGGCGCCAGTCCGCCAGCACCGCAAAGGTGATCGCTTCTTTGAAGTCCCCGTCCAAGCCGGCCCAGTCGGTGGTCAGCACCTGGACTGGGGTCAGCAGCGCCTGCAAGCGCGTCCGGAGGTAGGTATTGTGCCGGCCGCCGCCGCACAACAGCACTTCATCGGGCAGCTGCGGCAGGAAGCGGCGGTAGCTGTCGGCAATGGCGGCAGCGGTGAACTCGGTCAGCGTGGCCAGCCAGTCGGCCGGTCTCAACGAATGCGCCTGCGCCTGCTGCCAGCACTGCTGCAGGTAGCGCTCGCCAAACAGCTCGCGGCCGGTGGATTTGGGCGGCGGCTGCCGAAAGAAGGCCTGCTGCAGCCACTGCCGCACTAGCGGCTGGCAGGGGGTTCCCTGGGCCGCCCACTGGCCGTCGCGATCGTAGGATTGCTCCCCCGCACTCAACTGCTGGACCGCTAGGTCCAGCAAGGCGTTGCCCGGTCCCGCGTCCCAGCCCAGGACGCGGTTGGCCCAATCCGGTTGGCGCTGCGCCGGCAGGTAAGTGACGTTGCTGATGCCGCCGATGTTTTGAATGCAGCGATCGCGGTGGGGGTGGCCCAACAGGCAGGCATCGACCTTGGGCACCAGCGGCGCGCCGTGGCCGCCGGCCGCGATGTCGGCGGCGCGAAAGTTGCTGACCGTGGGCAGCCCCGTCTGGTGAGCGATCGCGGCCCCGCGCCCCAGCTGCAGGCTGTAGCCCAGTCCGGCCTCGCCCGGGACCGGCGGCCGGTGGAACGCCGTTTGGCCGTGGGAGCCGATGAGCGCGGCGGCGGGGCAGTGGCGCTGCAAGTGCTGGGCGCCGCGCGCAAACTGGTGCGCCACGGCATCATCCAGCCGGGCCCACTCCGCCAGCGAGAGGGGGCTGCCTTCGCAGGCGGCGGCCAGCCGCGATCGCAGCTCGGGCGGATAGGGGTAGCGCTCGCCAGCCAGCAGCCGCAGCTCCAGCCCATCCGGTTGCTCACCAGCAATCTCGACGCAGGCGGCATCAATGCCGTCCATGGCCGTGCCGCTCATCAAACCGATCGCGCATTGGGGGGTTGCCATGGCCCTCGCTCGCAAGCGACTGCCGCAATCAGTCCATATCGAGCGGGTCAACGTCAATCGTTAAGCCCACCGAGCGCGGGCACAACGCGTGCAGGGCATACAAATCCGGCAGCTCGCCGCTGCCCTCGCGCGGCTGCTTGATCAGGATCTGCCAGCGGTAGCGCCCGGCGACGCGCATGACGCCCGCTGGCGCGGGGCCCAGGACCTCGTAGCCCGCGACAGTGGCGAGCTCGCGGCACTGCCGGGCTACGGCCTGGGCCGTTTGCTGCAGCTGGCTCGCATCGGGGCCAGCCAACTGCAGCAGGATGGCCCGCTCGCAGGGCGGGTAGCTGTAAGCGGCTCGCTGCGCCAGCGTCTGGCGGGCGAAGTGGGCGTAGTCGCGACCCGGCGCGCCCGGCGACCTGGGTCAGGGTTTGAAAGGCCCGCTCGCCAGCGCGGTAGTCCGAGCGGTGCAGCAACCCATCCGCCGAGACCACCCCTACCAGGGTGACGTTGGGGACATCCAACCCCTTGGCCAGCATCTGCGTGCCCACCAGCAGGTCCGCCTCGCCGTGGGCGAACTGGGACAGCAGCGCGCGCTGGGCCCCTTTGGCGCGCGTGGTGTCGCGGTCGTAGCGCAGCGCCCGCAGCTGCGGGAATTGCTCGGCGAGGGCATCCATGACGCGCTGGGTGCCGCTGCCAAAGTGCTTTAGGTAGGGCGAGCCGCAGCCGGGGCAGGTGCGCGGGTAAGGCTGCTGGTGGTTGCAGTAATGGCAGCGCAGCCGCTGGTGCCCCCCGCCAGCGCGGCCGTGGTAGGCCAGCGAGATGTCGCAGTGCGGGCACTCGATGACGTGGCCGCAACTGCGGCAGCAGACAAAGGTACTGTGGCCGCGGCGCGGCACGAACAGAATGCCCTGCTGCCCGCTGGATCGGAGTTGGGCCAGCGCCTGGTGCAGGGGGTGGCTGAAAATGGAACGGTTGCCGCGTTGGAACTCGCGGCGCATGTCGGCCACCGCAATGTCGGGGAGCGCTCGGGCGCCAATGCGCGCTGGCAGCGAGAGGTAGCCCGCCGGCAGGGTGCCGGTATCGGTGGGGGCCGCCCCCTCGCTGGCGGCCAGCCAGCTCTCCAACGACGGCGTGGCCGAGCCCAGCACCAGCGGGCAGCCGGCCAGCTCCGCCCGCCACTGCGCCACGGTGCGGGCGTGGTAGGTGGGGGCGGCGCAATCCTGCTTGAAGCTGGCATCGTGCTCTTCATCCAGCACGATCAGTCCCAGGCGCGGCAGCGGGGCAAACACCGCCGAGCGCGTGCCGATGGCCACCTGCGGCTCGCCACTCAGCATCTGCCGCCAGGCATCGTAGCGCTCGCCGGCCGATAGCGCGCTGTGATAGACCCGAATGCGCTCGCCGAAGCGGGCGCGAAAGCGATCGGTGAGCTGCGGCGTCAGCCCAATCTCGGGCACCAGCACCAGCGCCGAATGCCCGCGCGCCAGCTGCGGGGCAATGGCTTGCAGGTAGACCTCGGTTTTGCCCGAGCCCGTGATGCCGTGCAGCAGCAGCTGTGCGCTCCCAGCCTGCCGCTCGATGGCGGCCACGGCACACGCTTGCGCCTCTGTCAAGGTTTGGGGGGCATCAGCGGTAACGGCGGGCTGCTGGGGCACGCGCAACACCTCGCGCTGCTGCACTGTCACGCACCCGCGGCGCTCGAGGGCCGCGATGGTATGGGTCGCCGTTTGGCAAACCTGCAAAAGCTGGCTGTGCCACAGCTCGCCCCCACGGCGCCGCAGCGCGGCCAGCACCTCCTGCTGCCGCGGAGTCAGATCGGAGGCTTCGGCCACGAACGTCACGGCCTTTTGGCGTTGGGGGCGCGAGGCTCGCGGCGGCTCCAAATACGTCTCCACCCAGCCGCGATCGCGCAGCTCGCGGATGCCGCGCTGCGCGCCCGCCACGCGGCGCTGCAAGTACGCGGCACTGTAATCCCCGCTAGACTGCGAGCGCAGCTGCGCTAGGACGGCCCGGGCCGGCGGCGGGCAATTCGCTTCCGCCTCGGGCGGCAGCGCTTGCGGACGCAGGCGGACGCGGCGTCGCGATCGCCCCAATAGCCCTGGCGGCAGCGCCACCCGAATGGCCTGGATGAGCGCCACGTGATAGTAGGCAGCCGTACGCTCGAGCAGCTGCCAGTACCCGGCTGGAAAGAAGGCAGCCGTGACCACCTCCGCCAGCGGGCGGATTTGCTCGGGCGCTAGCTCGGGCGGGGGCGCCTGGCGCAGGCGCACTACAATGCCGCCTACGGTCTGTGCGCCGAAGGGCACGCTGACAATATCGCCCGGCTCGGCCGGCAGTACCGCCGGACGGGCGTAGGTGTACAGCCCCTGCGCGCCCGGACTGTCCACCAATACATCCACCCACCCCGGCTCGCCGGCGCAGGCTGCCGTGCTGGCTTCAGCCATGGCACGCGCGCTCGCGCTCGCCCGCTGCATTTTAGCGAGCGCGTTGCGACCGGCTGCAGCAGCGCAACCGGATCCGATGGCGGACAATTGCGATCCCTGGGTCGGTCTGGGTTTTTATACTTAATGCCAGCCATTGAGTCGCGGTTGGGACTGCCTGTGATCGCCCAGGGCGAGTTTTGGATTTGTTAACGCGCTCCCCGGTTGGGGAAAACCGTCTGCTACGCTTAATCAAAATCTGGCTGTAACCTGCATTGGTCCGGGCCAGCCTAGCGACCCAAGTGGGAGCACCTGTTGCTTTAGAGCGGCTTAAGCGCCGCATCGCGAGCGCCTCGCTCGCTTTTGTTAAGCACCCGATAAAACGCCATTTACGACCCCCGAAGCCTTTATGAACCTCACGGATCTCTATCCCAACGATACGCTGACGGCTTCCCCTTCCAACGACCTATTTCAAGCCGCCGAAACGGCAGCCGAGGAAGCCGATTTAAAAGTTACCGATCCCGACTTTTCAGCCTCCCACGATAGCGACCCGTCCGCGTCACAAACGCCGGCCGATAGCAAAACCGAAGCCGACGATACAGTGGGGTCATTTTTTAAAGAAATGGCTCGCCACCCGCTGCTGGGTCCCGAGGAAGAAGTCGAGCTCGCGCGCCAGGTCAAGTTCCTCGTTCAAATCGAGCAGCAGCGGGAGCAGCTGCAAGCGCAGCTGCAGCGTCCGCCCAGCCAAGCCGAAATTGCCCAGGCCCTATCGCTCAGCGAAGCGGATCTGCAGCAGCAGCTCTATCAGGGTAAGCTCGCCAAGCGCCGCATGATTCGCTCCAACCTGCGCCTGGTGGTCTCCATTGCCAAGCGCTACCTCAATCGGGGCGTTCCCTTTCTGGATTTGATCCAGGAAGGCGCCATCGGGCTCAACCGGGCAGCGGAAAAATTCGATCCCAACAAGGGCTACAAGTTCTCCACCTACGCCTACTGGTG
Proteins encoded:
- a CDS encoding universal stress protein UspA-like protein, which translates into the protein MFQRCLICTDFSDGLHRLVNFVPELAAGGLEQIVFLSSVPLWEEGGVPRVDEARVARTKERLDEATQNLPAGVDVQVEVPSGRPVETILRALEQYDIDVVLTGTPIRSLLQEKLIGSTSMGLVRSTKTPITLLRPQLISTYMREELALRCRNLWHSLLIPYNHSQAARHSIEQIANYVRNAAQNSHWLQRCVLCWVVEDGGRREALADSRVQDAQKTLQSVKAELEALDLQVETQVRRGSPFVQIVEAASAFDISAIAISTDAQITLRDLTVPSVANELLRRSWYPVLTFPRHA
- a CDS encoding anhydro-N-acetylmuramic acid kinase translates to MATPQCAIGLMSGTAMDGIDAACVEIAGEQPDGLELRLLAGERYPYPPELRSRLAAACEGSPLSLAEWARLDDAVAHQFARGAQHLQRHCPAAALIGSHGQTAFHRPPVPGEAGLGYSLQLGRGAAIAHQTGLPTVSNFRAADIAAGGHGAPLVPKVDACLLGHPHRDRCIQNIGGISNVTYLPAQRQPDWANRVLGWDAGPGNALLDLAVQQLSAGEQSYDRDGQWAAQGTPCQPLVRQWLQQAFFRQPPPKSTGRELFGERYLQQCWQQAQAHSLRPADWLATLTEFTAAAIADSYRRFLPQLPDEVLLCGGGRHNTYLRTRLQALLTPVQVLTTDWAGLDGDFKEAITFAVLADWRHRWAYPGNLPPVTGAQYPVLLGECHPPASAGA
- a CDS encoding RNA polymerase sigma factor, RpoD/SigA family, whose protein sequence is MNLTDLYPNDTLTASPSNDLFQAAETAAEEADLKVTDPDFSASHDSDPSASQTPADSKTEADDTVGSFFKEMARHPLLGPEEEVELARQVKFLVQIEQQREQLQAQLQRPPSQAEIAQALSLSEADLQQQLYQGKLAKRRMIRSNLRLVVSIAKRYLNRGVPFLDLIQEGAIGLNRAAEKFDPNKGYKFSTYAYWWIRQAITRTIANDARTIRLPIHIVEKLNKLKRAQRSLKQKLQRNPTEAEMAQELDVSLPQLRQLLQLRRQSLSLNHRVGKGEDTELVELLEDSDLQLPEEQMSEAMMNQELRGILGEVLSEREKDVISLRYGLNAAQPYTLEEVGAMFDLSRERVRQIQSKAMRKLRRPQVARRLKGWLN
- a CDS encoding CopY family transcriptional regulator yields the protein MTPLPEHRPQKLTLGPLEAEILEILWDLEVATIKAIHARILADPDRELEYASVATVLRRLARKRWVRSDKADGVCYWQPLVSREQARALQAYERLNRFLAVSNPDVVASFADSLDAASLAQIEAIAARVEAVRRQQDEEHP